The following coding sequences are from one Candidatus Thermoplasmatota archaeon window:
- a CDS encoding TIGR00725 family protein: MGFKIVGVIGSSKAEGELLILAEEVGAEIAKRGAAVVCGGLTGVMEAACKGARREGGLTIGIIPSDNRNDANPYVQIPIVTGMGMGRNVMLVKTADVVIAVGGEFGTLSEIAHALNLGKTVIGLRSWKLQKAHTKPIPDLIEVDSPKKAVDLALSVISAKR, from the coding sequence GTGGGATTCAAGATCGTTGGTGTCATAGGCTCCAGCAAGGCGGAAGGAGAACTCTTAATCCTCGCGGAGGAGGTCGGCGCAGAGATAGCGAAAAGAGGGGCGGCTGTCGTATGCGGCGGCCTCACGGGTGTGATGGAGGCCGCGTGCAAAGGTGCAAGAAGGGAGGGTGGGCTCACTATCGGGATAATACCCTCGGACAACAGAAACGACGCAAACCCGTATGTCCAGATACCGATTGTCACGGGCATGGGGATGGGTAGAAACGTCATGCTCGTGAAGACGGCCGATGTTGTCATCGCGGTCGGAGGGGAGTTCGGGACGCTCTCGGAAATCGCCCATGCACTCAACCTGGGGAAGACTGTCATCGGCCTGCGCTCCTGGAAGCTACAAAAGGCACACACCAAGCCGATTCCGGACCTGATCGAAGTTGATAGTCCCAAGAAGGCTGTCGACCTCGCTCTCAGCGTTATTTCTGCGAAAAGGTAA
- a CDS encoding DUF362 domain-containing protein, translated as MPKSKVVVALDPDRASGTRKVVGTLGMPDLRGKTVMVKPNFNTADPAPGSTHIDTLRTLIELIKEQGPKKIVVGDRSGPAKTSRVFQEKGVFALAEELGFECLVFDEMPKSNYVKVKPPGSHWMNGFWFAKPVLEADAVIGLCCLKTHQYGGHFTMSLKLTTGMVHRSNMTELHTSVINQRNMIAEMNYPYKPALVVMDGVEAFYTGGPMSGSKWKADLTFASSDRIALDSVGIATLKMHGSTNKIDKKAIFRQDQIRRAVELGLGASSPEMIEIIPADDMSKDVAERIGRVLAKG; from the coding sequence ATGCCCAAATCGAAAGTCGTTGTCGCTCTCGACCCAGACAGGGCGAGTGGGACAAGGAAAGTCGTCGGGACACTCGGAATGCCAGACCTCCGTGGGAAGACTGTCATGGTCAAACCGAACTTCAATACGGCCGACCCGGCACCTGGGTCCACCCACATCGACACACTGAGGACATTGATCGAACTGATCAAGGAGCAGGGGCCGAAGAAGATAGTTGTTGGAGACAGAAGCGGCCCCGCCAAGACAAGCAGGGTCTTTCAGGAGAAGGGTGTTTTTGCATTGGCGGAGGAGCTGGGATTCGAGTGCCTGGTGTTCGACGAGATGCCGAAGAGCAACTACGTGAAGGTGAAACCGCCCGGCAGCCACTGGATGAACGGTTTCTGGTTCGCCAAGCCGGTTCTCGAGGCGGATGCTGTCATAGGTCTGTGCTGCCTGAAGACGCATCAGTACGGAGGACATTTCACTATGTCTCTGAAGTTGACGACTGGGATGGTTCACCGAAGCAACATGACCGAGTTGCACACATCTGTGATCAACCAGAGGAACATGATTGCCGAGATGAACTACCCGTACAAGCCGGCGCTGGTGGTCATGGATGGGGTCGAGGCGTTCTACACAGGAGGCCCTATGTCTGGCTCGAAGTGGAAGGCAGACCTGACTTTCGCCTCCTCCGACCGAATAGCACTGGATTCGGTAGGCATTGCAACTTTGAAGATGCATGGGAGCACGAACAAAATTGACAAGAAGGCCATCTTCAGACAGGACCAGATCCGAAGAGCCGTTGAGCTCGGCCTTGGAGCCTCCAGCCCGGAGATGATAGAGATTATTCCTGCCGATGACATGTCGAAGGATGTTGCAGAGAGAATTGGAAGGGTGCTAGCGAAGGGCTAG